One genomic segment of Choristoneura fumiferana chromosome Z, NRCan_CFum_1, whole genome shotgun sequence includes these proteins:
- the LOC141438653 gene encoding small ribosomal subunit protein uS7 produces the protein MAEETWADDSVEAGSMAVDNLPPPPAADIPEIKLFGRWSCYDVQVSDMSLQDYISVKEKYAKYLPHSGGRYAHKRFRKAQCPIVERLTNSLMMHGRNNGKKLMAVRIVKHAFEIIHLLTGENPLQVLVTAIINSGPREDSTRIGRAGTVRRQAVDVSPLRRVNQAIWLLCTGAREAAFRNIKTIAECVADELINAAKGSSNSYAIKKKDELERVAKSNR, from the coding sequence ATGGCTGAAGAAACTTGGGCTGACGACAGCGTGGAAGCGGGCAGCATGGCCGTGGACAACCTGCCTCCGCCACCAGCCGCTGATATTCCCGAAATCAAACTATTTGGGCGATGGAGCTGCTACGACGTGCAAGTTTCGGACATGTCCCTGCAGGATTACATCTCCGTGAAGGAGAAATACGCTAAATATTTACCGCACTCCGGTGGCAGGTATGCACACAAGCGCTTCCGTAAAGCTCAGTGCCCGATTGTGGAGCGTCTAACGAACTCCTTGATGATGCACGGACGCAATAACGGCAAGAAGCTGATGGCCGTGAGGATCGTGAAACACGCCTTCGAAATCATTCACTTGCTGACCGGTGAGAACCCTCTGCAGGTTTTGGTGACGGCTATCATCAACTCTGGGCCGCGCGAGGACTCTACTAGGATCGGTCGCGCCGGTACCGTGCGTCGCCAGGCCGTGGACGTGTCCCCACTGCGACGCGTGAACCAGGCTATCTGGCTGCTGTGCACCGGAGCCCGAGAGGCCGCTTTCAGAAATATCAAGACGATTGCAGAGTGCGTCGCCGACGAGCTCATCAACGCCGCCAAGGGCTCCTCTAACTCATACGCCATCAAGAAGAAGGATGAGCTGGAACGTGTTGCTAAATCCAACCGTTAA
- the ScsbetaG gene encoding succinyl-coenzyme A synthetase beta subunit, GDP-forming, whose amino-acid sequence MAALKNTKNVKIFALLGSKYSPQVCTRRHLNLQEYHSKDLLRKYQISIQDFRIIDSKLDAKPLGDFKADEYVVKAQILAGGRGKGHFDNGFKGGVHLTKNSNDILGLAKNMIGHKLITKQTPKEGIKVEKVMVAESVNIKRETYLSIIMERSYNGAALVASPAGGMDIEAVAEKTPHLVKTVPIDIFEGITDATANEIAEFLEFKGNLKKKCADEIKKMWQLFLKVDATQLEINPLVETDDGRVVAVDAKINFDDNAQFRQQDIFALDDVSESDPREKEAAALNLTYIDMDGSIGCMVNGAGLAMATMDLIALSGGQPANFLDLGGGVGQAQVSAALKILESDPKVKAIFVNVIAGIVNCANIANGIVAACKENPLQHPMVIRLEGTNSVMARKILQESGLPIHIINDADEAAQTVVKLANKN is encoded by the exons ATGGCTGCTCTAAAAAACACTAAGAATGTCAAGATATTTGCTCTCCTGGGCTCAAAATACTCTCCTCAAGTTTGCACAAGGAGACACTTAAACTTGCAGGAGTACCATAGTAAAGATTTATTGCGAAAGTACCAGATATCTATCCAGGATTTCCGTATTATTGATAGCAAACTAGATGCCAAGCCTTTGGGTGACTTTAAAGCTGACGAATATGTCGTGAAGGCTCAGATTTTAGCTGGTGGAAGGGGCAAAGGTCATTTTGACAATGGCTTTAAGGGTGGTGTTCATTTAACCAAAAACTCGAATGATATCTTGGGTCTGGCCAAAAACATGATAGGCCACAAGTTAATCACCAAGCAGACACCAAAAGAAGgtataaaagttgaaaaagttATGGTAGCTGAGAGTGTGAATATTAAACGTGAAACATACCTAAGCATAATAATGGAAAGAAGTTACAATGGAGCAGCATTAGTGGCATCTCCGGCTGGTGGCATGGACATAGAGGCTGTTGCTGAAAAGACACCCCACTTGGTGAAGACAGTTCCCATTGACATATTTGAGGGGATCACTGATGCCACTGCAAATGAGATAGCGGAATTCTTGGAGTTTAAAGGCAACCTTAAGAAGAAATGTgcagatgaaataaaaaaaatgtggcaaTTGTTCTTAAAG GTTGATGCTACACAGCTTGAAATAAACCCTCTGGTGGAGACAGATGATGGACGAGTTGTGGCAGTGGATGCAAAGATCAATTTTGATGACAATGCACAATTCAGACAGCAGGATATCTTTGCTCTGGATGATGTTTCAGAATCAGATCCAAGGGAG AAAGAAGCAGCGGCCCTTAATCTGACTTACATTGACATGGATGGCAGCATTGGCTGCATGGTCAATGGAGCAGGCCTGGCCATGGCTACAATGGACCTGATCGCTCTGAGTGGGGGCCAACCAGCCAACTTTTTGGACCTTGGTGGCGGCGTGGGCCAAGCACAAGTGTCAGCTGCCCTGAAAATCCTGGAGTCTGACCCAAAAGTTAAAGCCATATTTGTCAATGTCATTGCAG gtATTGTGAACTGTGCTAACATAGCCAATGGGATAGTAGCTGCTTGCAAGGAGAACCCACTACAACACCCTATGGTCATACGGCTGGAAGGCACAAACTCTGTCATGGCTAGAAAGATTCTACAGGAGTCCGGCCTTCCCATACACATCATCAACGACGCCGATGAGGCTGCTCAGACCGTCGTAAAATtagcaaataaaaactaa
- the LOC141427199 gene encoding mitochondrial-processing peptidase subunit alpha — protein sequence MSHVADVKVLISRLFSMKNGLLRLGSRNFSQDVDKSAQALAKNNVTPLPPLSEPMPNLPPVLYSSAKAEDCGTEVTTLSNGLRVASEKKFGQFCTAGVVIDSGPRYEVAYPNGICHFLEKLSFGATHKFSTRDMMLRELERHGGICDCQGSRDTTVYATSADSRGLEAVTQVLAEVTLRPRLSTEEIEAARQAVAFELETLAMRPEQETILMDMIHLAAYRGNTLGLPKICPQEHVNKVDRGIILNYLKNHYTPNRMVVAAVGVDHEPFVEYVQKYFVDMKPTWHSEDSDTFTPKVDKSIAQYTGGMEQEECEIPLYPGSDLPELSHVVIGLESCSHGDPDFVATCVLNMMMGGGGSFSAGGPGKGMYTRLYTNVLNRYHWMFNATAYNHAYGDTGLFCVHSASPPNRIYDTTLVIARELANMAGKVGESELKRAKTQLQSMLLMNLEARPVVFEDVGRQVLATGKRKPPSFFINEIEKVTADDIVRVARRMLSGRPSVAARGKLAHLPNLDEIMANMSLNKSDSSPQGRRINLFRA from the exons ATGTCGCATGTCGCTGACGTTAAAGTACTAATTTCTAGGTTATTTTCTATGAAGAATGG GCTTCTAAGATTAGGATCAAGGAATTTTAGTCAAGATGTGGACAAGTCAGCACAAGCACTGGCCAAGAACAATGTCACTCCCCTGCCTCCTCTATCAGAGCCAATGCCGAACCTGCCACCAGTGTTATACTCCTCTGCCAAGGCTGAAGACTGTGGCACAGAAGTGACTACCCTCAGCAATGGACTAAGAGTAGCATCTGAGAAGAAATTCGGACAGTTTTGTACAGCTGGCG TGGTTATTGATTCAGGCCCAAGATATGAAGTGGCTTATCCCAATGGCATCTGCCATTTCCTTGAAAAACTAAGCTTTGGT GCCACTCATAAATTTTCCACCCGTGACATGATGCTTCGGGAGTTAGAGAGACATGGAGGCATCTGCGACTGCCAAGGTTCGCGAGATACGACTGTGTATGCGACTAGTGCTGACTCAAGGGGACTGGAAGCAGTAACACAG GTATTGGCAGAAGTAACACTACGGCCACGTTTATCTACTGAAGAAATAGAAGCTGCAAGACAGGCTGTCGCTTTTGAATTAGAAACTCTAGCAATGAGGCCAGAGCAGGAGACGATACTTATGGACATGATCCATTTG GCTGCGTATAGAGGCAACACACTCGGACTCCCAAAGATTTGCCCGCAGGAGCACGTCAACAAAGTTGACCGCGGTATCATACTCAACTATTTGAAGAACCACTACACGCCGAATCGGATGGTCGTTGCCGCTGTTGGG GTTGATCACGAGCCTTTCGTCGAGTacgtacaaaaatattttgtagacaTGAAGCCGACATGGCACTCTGAAGACAGCGACACATTCACACCGAAAGTCGACAAGTCTATAGCACAGTATACAGGTGGCATGgaacag GAAGAATGCGAAATACCCCTCTACCCCGGGTCTGACTTACCGGAGCTTTCTCATGTCGTAATTGGATTGGAAA GTTGTTCGCACGGAGATCCCGATTTCGTGGCTACATGTGTCCTCAACATGATGATGGGTGGCGGCGGGTCGTTTTCAGCCGGCGGGCCTGGCAAGGGGATGTACACGCGTCTTTACACGAATGTGCTCAACAG ATATCATTGGATGTTCAACGCGACAGCATACAACCACGCATACGGCGACACGGGGCTCTTCTGCGTGCACTCAGCGTCACCTCCGAACCGCATTTACGACACTACGCTCGTGATCGCCCGCGAACTAGCCAACATGGCGGGGAAAGTCGGCGAATCTGAACTGAAG cGCGCCAAGACCCAGTTGCAGTCAATGTTGTTGATGAACCTTGAAGCGAGACCGGTAGTGTTTGAAGACGTCGGGCGCCAAGTGCTCGCTACCGGCAAAAGGAAGCCGCCCTCGTTCTTCATCAATGAAATAG AAAAAGTCACAGCAGACGACATCGTCCGAGTAGCGCGACGCATGCTCAGTGGACGGCCTTCAGTGGCCGCTCGCGGCAAGTTGGCTCACCTACCGAACTTGGATGAAATAATGGCCAACATGTCTCTGAACAAGTCCGACTCTTCACCCCAAGGACGACGGATTAATCTGTTCCGAGCCTGA